ATCGCCGCATGGAACTTCGCGGTCGCGACCCCTGGCGTCGTATCTCCGAAGTAGTGCTGGACCCACATGCGAAGCCGCGCGATCGCCGCCTCGTCCGCGCGCACCCGCTCCACCTCGGCGACGATGTCGGCTGCGCCTTCCGCCGTGAGCCACTCGCAATCCGAGAGGTAGCCGTTGGTGTCGACCGAGGCGCGCTCGTCGGTGGGGCGGGTGATCATCAAGGGCTTGCCCACGGCAAGACGGTCGTAGACCATCGCGGAGATGTCGACGACAGCCACGTCGGCCGCGGCCAGCTGCCAGCCGAGCTCCGCCCCGTCGTCGTACACGTGCTGCGCGGCGGCATCGGCGGCGTTGGCCGCGGCGATCGCCGCGATGATCCGGCGATGCGCCGCGCCGTACTCGTCGTCGACGACCCCGCTGCGGGGGTGCGGGCGATAGATCACGCGGTGCGTCCGGGAGGCGAGCAGCGCCGAGACGAGGGCTTCGCCGTGGGTCGCGATGGACCCGTAGTGCGCGCTCGGACGATCTCCCTCCCACGTCGGGGCGTAGAGCACGACCGTCCGCTCGTCGGGTGTGTACGGCAGAGACCCCGAGTAATGGTCGGCCTGCGGGCGCCCGATCTCGATCGTGCGGCTGTCGATGTCCCAATCCCAGAGCGTGCGGGAGAGGCGGTCTCGCGCCGCCTGTCCTGCGACCAGCGCATAGTCGTACGCCTTGTACTGGTTGGTGGTCATGTACATCTTGTCGGACTCGCCGTGATTGATGAACACATGCCACCGGCGCCCGTACCGGAACATCTGGAAGTTGCGCGTGTTCTGGTTCACGTACAGCACGACGCGGATGTCCTGCGTCGCGATGAAGCGCTCGAGGTCCCGGACGGTCGGGACGAAGGCGACGGGGGGCCCGTCCTCGTCGAGGAGCTTGTCGGCACCGGTGGCGGATCGGGACAGGACCACGACGGGCCAGCGCTTCGCCAGCTCGGTGAGCGGGCGGTACCACTGCCGCATCTGGTACATGTTGACCGCGCCGTCGGCGAAGTACACGGCCACCTGGTAGTGATCGGTGGGATGCGGCTCGCGGTCGGCCAGACGCCGCCGCACTCGTTGCACGGCCTTGCGCGAGGCCAGTGCCCGCTTCAGCAGACGGTAGGCCTTCTTCGCGTCGGACACTGCACCCATCCCTCCAGGATACCGTGGCGCGGCGTACGCCGACGGTGCTGCGCCCGGGCCCCGGCCGGAGCGAATCAGCGAACGCCCGAGAACCGCATGCCATGATCGTCATGTGCCTGACAACGACATCGCCGTCCCCGAGCCCGGGGTGTCGTTCGTCATGCCCGTGCTGAACGAACGGGCATATCTCGAGCACGCGATCCAATCGGTCCTCGCCCAGGAGCTCCCGGTTGCCGCCGAGCTCGTCCTCGCGCTCGGTCCTTCCACGGACGGCACGACCGAGCTCGCCCGGCGCCTCGCCGCGGACGACGACCGCATCCAGCTCGTGGACAACCCGGCAGCGCACATCCCCGTCGGACTGAACGCCGCAATCCGCGCCAGCCGGTTCGCGACGATCGTGCGGGTCGACGCGCACTCCGAGCTCTCACCCGGATACGCGGCACGCGCGCTCGAGACCCTCGACCGCACGGGAGCCGCGAACGTCGGCGGCGTCATGCGGGCCGACGGGAGGACGCCGTTCCAGAAGGCAGTGGCCCGCCTCTACAACTCCCCTGTCGGCCTCGGCGGCGGTGCTTACCACGGCGGCACGCACGAGGGCGAGGCGGAATCCGCCTACCTCGGCGTGATGCGGCGCGAGGTCCTCGACGCGGTGGGGCTGTTCGATGAGACGATCCGTCGCGGCGAGGACTGGGAGCTCAACCTCCGCATCCGACAGGCCGGTCACCTGGTGTGGTTCGACCCCTCGCTCTCGGTGACCTACTGGCCCCGGGAGAGCTGGGTGCGCCTGGCCAGGCAGTTCCGCGCGACCGGAGCGTGGCGCGGCGAGCTGGTGCGACGGTTCGGCCGCCGCAACGGCATCCGCTTCTTCGCTCCCCCGGCTCTCGTGATCCTGGTCGCGGTCGCTGTCGTCGTCGGCGTGCTCCAGCTGAGCGGCGTCCTCTCCGGGGCGCTCTCCGCCATCCTCTCGGCGATCGCGTACCTGCCGCTCCTCGCGTATGTGCTGCTCGTCGTCGCGGTCGCGGCTCTGCCCGGCGGCGGCGGGATCCGTCAGCGCCTCTGGACCCTGCTGGTGATGCCCACCATGCATCTGTCGTGGGGCCTCGGATTCCTCGGCGGCGTTCTCAGAGGAGCGCGCGACACGGTCGACGCGTCGCGGCTGGGCACCCGCAACACCCCGCTCCCCTGATCCGTCGGGCGGATCGGGGAGGCGTCACCGCGTCACGTACCCCTGGTCGAGGATGCGGGCGACCACTCGCTCGGCAGCATGGCCGTCGTCCCGGGAGTTGAACTGCGCACGCCACGCCATGTACCGCGCCCCGAAGGTCTTCTCGTGCTCGGGATCGGCCAGCGCGTCGACGAGTTCCTTCTGCGACCCGACGAGCGGTCCGGGTGCTCGCGAGGCGAGGTCGAAATAGAACCCGCGCAGCTGACCCCGGTAGTGGTCGAGGTCGGGCACCAGGAAGTACATCGGCTTGCCGGTGACGCTGAAGTCGAACATCACGGAGGAGTAGTCGGTGATCAGCGCGTCGGCAGCAAGGAGGAGCTGAGAGGTCTCGGGATACCCGGTGACGTCGATCACCCGCGCACCGGCGCGATCGCGACCCGTGTCGATGGTGCGTGAGTGGCCACGGACGAGCACGACGGCATCGGTCTGCCGTGCGAGCTCCTCCGGATCGACGAAGTCGACCATCTCCGTGCGGTCGTCACGCCACGTCGGCGCGTACAGCAGCACCCGCTCGCCCTGCTCGATGCCGAGCGCCGCGCGGATCGATGCGGCGTCCCCCGTCACGAGAGCGTCATTGCGGGGATACCCCTCGACCCAGATGGGTCGCCCGAAGAAGGCATATGCCTTGCGAAGGATGCGCTCGGAGTAGGTGTTCTGCGCGAGGAGTACATCCCAGCGGCGCGACTCCTTGACCACGGCGGCCATCCGGCGAGGATCGAAGCCGGGCCGGTGCAGCGCGAGGCGCTTGAGCGGCGTGCCGTGCCAGGTCTGCAGCACCCGCTGACCGGGCTTGCGCGCGAATCGCCGGCGCAGCCAGTCGTTGACGACGAGCAGGCGCGACGCCGCACGGGCACGCCACCACTCCGGGCTTCCCTCGACCACCGCGACCGCGCCTTCCGGCACCGCCACCGAGAGGTCCACCACGCTCCAGTAGCGCACCACGTCTGGTGCCTGCGCAGCAAGCGCCCTGTCGATCGCCTGAGGGTTGCAGCCGACCGTGCGGCCGTAGAAGCTCTCGAAGAAGACCGCGTTCTCGGTGGCGCCGGGGTGGGCGACGTACCGCCCCTCCAGGGTCGACTGGCCCTCCGCCGTCTCGTAGGCCGGATCCACCGGCGCTGCGATGCGCGCCACGGAGCCCCGCACCGCCACGCGCACGCCGGTCAGCACCTGCGGGGCCACGCTGAGGTCATCGAGCTCGGCATCCGCCACCGCGATCTCGTAGTCGCCGGTCGGCAGCGGCAGCTCTGCGCCGCCCCACCGCGAGGCGCGGAGCGGGAAGGTCGCCTTCCACGTCTTCCCTCCCCCGGTGATGCGCGCATCGACACGCGCACGCGGCCCGATCAGCTCCGCCGAGGCAGGACGCTGACCTTCCCCTGCGATGATCAGCGTCTCTGCCGCCTCATCGATCCGGGCCGTGGTCATACTGCTCCCTTCGGCGCGGGAATGCCCCGCGCGCGGATCGTCTCGTACACGCGTCGGGTGTTCCCGCCGTCGCGGAACGCATGCATCTCCGCGCTGAGCGTAGCGGACCGCTTCGACCTCGCAGCGAACACGCCGTCGTCGTCGAGCACCGCAGTCAGCTGCGCGAGCAGAGCCTGCCAGTCGCCTGCCGCGTCGTCGCCGGCCACATCCCGGAACCGGCCGTAGAAGCCGCGCGTGCGGGCATACTCGTCGGCATCCGGAGCGAGGTACAGCACCGGCATCGCGAGCAGTCCCACGTCGTAGGCGAGCGAGGAGTAGTCCGTGATCAGCACGTCCACCGCGGGGAGCACGGGGGTCACATCGGCGAGGAGCCCCGCCCCCAGCATCCGCACTCTCGTGCTCGGCAGCGGCGGAGCATACGATCCCTCCCCCAGCGGGTGCGACCGGACGAGCAGCACCGCGTCGCGCTGCTCGAGCGCACGGATGATCTCCACCCACTGCACGGCACTCGGAACTGCGGGGTCCGCCGCACCATCGCGCCAGGTGGGGGCATACAGGATCGTCCGCGTCGAGGGTACGATCGGGCCCACGACAGCCGAGAGGACAGCGGATGCCGTGGCTCGACGCTGTTCGGCACTCCCCGCGGAGAGTACGTCGACCCGCGGCTCCCCCGTGACCACCACGCGGTCGCCGCCGAGTGCGAAGGCCGACTCGAGGCGACCGCGCGAGCGGTGCGAGGCGGCGGGAAGGACGCGGATGCGCTGCGCGGTGCGGCGGTAGAGGATGCCGATCAGACGGCGCAGCACCGATGCGCCCGGCACGTCGGGGACCTGCGTCGTCGCGGGCGAATCGAGGCCGATGCGCTTGAGCGGGATGCCGTGCCACAGCTGCACCACGAAGGCACCCGGGATCGCATAGCGGTTGACGTCGCCCAGCCCGTGCGTCACCACGACCACCCCGGCGCGTGCGGTCGCCCACCAGCCGCGGAGTCCACCCTTGCGGACCGTCCGCAGCCCGAGAGCCGCAGCGTCCCGGTCCTCACGGTCGGAGGCGGTGAGCCACAGCGTCGCGTGTCCTTCGTCGGTCGCGAGGCGATGCAGCGCGAGAGCGCCGTCGCCGATGCCGGCGCCGCAGCCGAACACCCAGCGTTCACCGCGCGGGACGAGGAGAGTGCCGATGCGCCCGGCGAGGTACAGCGGGATCCGAAGCAGCTTGGCCGCATTGCCGGAGCCGAAGGAGAAGGACGCCACCCCGCGAGCCTATCGCGGGGTGGCGTCCTTCTCTGCGAGACGAGGAGCTGCGGCGGTCAGCCGGCGAGCTCGCCGAGCGTCACGTCGGCCTCGAACTCCTTGCCGTTGCGGATGTAGGTCACCTTCGCATCGCTGCCCGCAGCTGCCGCCCTGACCTGGGCGGTGAGGTCGCTCGCGCTCGTGACGGGCACTCCGTTGAAGGCGGTGACGATGTCGTCGGCCTTCAGCCCGGCATCCGCCGCTGCGCCGCCGCCGGTGACGTCGGCGATGTACGCGCCTGCCACCGACGCGTCCTCGACGCTCGCCGCATCGCGCACCGAGGCGCCGAGCAGACCGTGGCTCGCTGCGCCGTCGGCGATGATCTCCTCGGAGACGCGCTGCGCGATGTTCGACGGGATCGCGAAGCCGATGCCGATGGAACCGGACTCCTCGGAACTGCCCGAGCTCGCGATCGCGACGTTGATGCCGATCAGCTCGCCCTTGCTGTTGACGAGCGCGCCACCGGAGTTGCCGTGGTTGATCGCCGCATCCGTCTGGATGACCGCGATGGAGATCGTGTCGGTCGTCTGCTGGCCGGGGTTCCCCGGGAGGTCGAACTGG
This genomic interval from Microbacterium hydrocarbonoxydans contains the following:
- a CDS encoding CDP-glycerol glycerophosphotransferase family protein; the protein is MGAVSDAKKAYRLLKRALASRKAVQRVRRRLADREPHPTDHYQVAVYFADGAVNMYQMRQWYRPLTELAKRWPVVVLSRSATGADKLLDEDGPPVAFVPTVRDLERFIATQDIRVVLYVNQNTRNFQMFRYGRRWHVFINHGESDKMYMTTNQYKAYDYALVAGQAARDRLSRTLWDWDIDSRTIEIGRPQADHYSGSLPYTPDERTVVLYAPTWEGDRPSAHYGSIATHGEALVSALLASRTHRVIYRPHPRSGVVDDEYGAAHRRIIAAIAAANAADAAAQHVYDDGAELGWQLAAADVAVVDISAMVYDRLAVGKPLMITRPTDERASVDTNGYLSDCEWLTAEGAADIVAEVERVRADEAAIARLRMWVQHYFGDTTPGVATAKFHAAIEQLMQKWESWQANEIGSVRTDEDDDDEEADEEEV
- a CDS encoding glycosyltransferase family 2 protein, producing the protein MPVLNERAYLEHAIQSVLAQELPVAAELVLALGPSTDGTTELARRLAADDDRIQLVDNPAAHIPVGLNAAIRASRFATIVRVDAHSELSPGYAARALETLDRTGAANVGGVMRADGRTPFQKAVARLYNSPVGLGGGAYHGGTHEGEAESAYLGVMRREVLDAVGLFDETIRRGEDWELNLRIRQAGHLVWFDPSLSVTYWPRESWVRLARQFRATGAWRGELVRRFGRRNGIRFFAPPALVILVAVAVVVGVLQLSGVLSGALSAILSAIAYLPLLAYVLLVVAVAALPGGGGIRQRLWTLLVMPTMHLSWGLGFLGGVLRGARDTVDASRLGTRNTPLP
- a CDS encoding CDP-glycerol glycerophosphotransferase family protein — translated: MTTARIDEAAETLIIAGEGQRPASAELIGPRARVDARITGGGKTWKATFPLRASRWGGAELPLPTGDYEIAVADAELDDLSVAPQVLTGVRVAVRGSVARIAAPVDPAYETAEGQSTLEGRYVAHPGATENAVFFESFYGRTVGCNPQAIDRALAAQAPDVVRYWSVVDLSVAVPEGAVAVVEGSPEWWRARAASRLLVVNDWLRRRFARKPGQRVLQTWHGTPLKRLALHRPGFDPRRMAAVVKESRRWDVLLAQNTYSERILRKAYAFFGRPIWVEGYPRNDALVTGDAASIRAALGIEQGERVLLYAPTWRDDRTEMVDFVDPEELARQTDAVVLVRGHSRTIDTGRDRAGARVIDVTGYPETSQLLLAADALITDYSSVMFDFSVTGKPMYFLVPDLDHYRGQLRGFYFDLASRAPGPLVGSQKELVDALADPEHEKTFGARYMAWRAQFNSRDDGHAAERVVARILDQGYVTR
- a CDS encoding CDP-glycerol glycerophosphotransferase family protein is translated as MASFSFGSGNAAKLLRIPLYLAGRIGTLLVPRGERWVFGCGAGIGDGALALHRLATDEGHATLWLTASDREDRDAAALGLRTVRKGGLRGWWATARAGVVVVTHGLGDVNRYAIPGAFVVQLWHGIPLKRIGLDSPATTQVPDVPGASVLRRLIGILYRRTAQRIRVLPAASHRSRGRLESAFALGGDRVVVTGEPRVDVLSAGSAEQRRATASAVLSAVVGPIVPSTRTILYAPTWRDGAADPAVPSAVQWVEIIRALEQRDAVLLVRSHPLGEGSYAPPLPSTRVRMLGAGLLADVTPVLPAVDVLITDYSSLAYDVGLLAMPVLYLAPDADEYARTRGFYGRFRDVAGDDAAGDWQALLAQLTAVLDDDGVFAARSKRSATLSAEMHAFRDGGNTRRVYETIRARGIPAPKGAV